A part of Pectinophora gossypiella chromosome Z, ilPecGoss1.1, whole genome shotgun sequence genomic DNA contains:
- the LOC126380450 gene encoding uncharacterized protein LOC126380450 isoform X2 — MCGNQRRIQRILIKLMRRAACGDVCPALAPPAPAPLHPQGHNKTSENKELLRQQLLSSSKERADKAEPPKPKHARNRQKNRWKLKFHHQALPQEYLDHYEQSLQKANAKQATLKQKQPEKQKAEPNFDINNFTNETFKIWAQRLAGIQNETGTLTVPQTPNALNMANKSHNKAEEKKKKSPAIAPSKIVTYEDLPYMGEMTLNNSKPRRGRKPKKADICHLIYENYGTVVPGQPPPVQDRVNQLSMCPPFRTENPVSTSKTDLQNKIITSLLERKLSQENKRRLENPSPPRFNNPDDPMPEAPVTIAGPLHSDDEPLNLCIRDLHDLKIQIQKKFGNIYTSMPEVKTEIDVNNCEQEGVKSEQPNAISVIQRNTNLPPPTASSSPDLSRQTRNISPTLSEPAQSTASPDGDGKFPGYIYWPNAGVYMHPLALQTQLLYYQRLAAAGQLPLSPEEQERVLSTPNSANESNSTEPNSPSVDDSKNKLVLKQISELLDPKVIKQVEEAKRSPDQSKMKRASPNPTSGPVKRKRSAIFIPPMPVRSNSTTPTTEVSICKFKFTGGSKPSLQEKKMLSVDSGGNFRYYSGTGNKGSNKGYDYLQRDSNQGRNSDPVAEASVSTLPKVDGQSAGSYKEDLNKKKRKSRKSLQREKLEQTFKEKGFLIQTQQLQSAEGATYCKFRQLRKFTRYLFRSWKDYLPGELDERTGEQVPPSAEPSPTNDGPVPGEWG; from the exons TGATGCGCCGCGCGGCATGCGGCGACGTCTGCCCTGCGCTTGcaccgcccgcgcccgccccaCTGCATCCCCAAGGACATAACAA AACATCGGAGAACAAAGAGCTTCTTCGCCAACAACTTCTATCTTCGAGTAAAGAACGTGCAGATAAAGCAGAACCTCCTAAGCCGAAACACGCACGAAATCGTCAGAAAAACCGATGGAAGCTCAAATTTCATCACCAAGCGTTACCGCAAGAGTACCTTGACCATTACGAGCAAAGCTTGCAAAAAGCCAACGCCAAACAAGCTACTTTGAAACAGAAACAACCCGAAAAGCAAAAAGCAGAACCAAACtttgatataaataatttcACAAACGAAACGTTCAAGATATGGGCGCAGCGGCTGGCCGGCATACAAAATGAAACGGGTACGCTGACTGTGCCACAAACACCTAACGCTTTAAACATGGCGAACAAATCACACAACAAGgcagaagaaaagaaaaagaaaagtccTGCTATAGCACCGAGCAAGATAGTAACTTATGAAGACTTGCCATACATGGGAGAAATGACTTTAAACAACTCCAAACCTCGTAGAGGTCGTAAACCAAAAAAAGCtgatatttgtcatttaatttaCGAAAATTATGGCACAGTTGTACCTGGCCAGCCTCCGCCTGTTCAGGATCGCGTAAATCAATTAAGCATGTGTCCTCCATTTCGGACAGAAAACCCTGTTAGTACCTCTAAAActgatttacaaaataaaataattactagcTTACTAGAGCGTAAATTATCACAAGAGAATAAGAGAAGATTGGAAAATCCTTCGCCCCCGAGATTTAATAATCCAGATGATCCGATGCCTGAAGCTCCAGTAACTATTGCCGGACCTTTGCATAGCGACGATGAGCCTCTCAATCTGTGTATCCGAGACCTTCATGATCtcaaaatacaaattcaaaagaaATTTGGCAACATATACACATCTATGCCCGAGGTTAAAACTGAAATTGATGTAAATAATTGTGAACAAGAAGGCGTTAAATCTGAGCAACCTAACGCAATATCAGTAATACAGCGAAATACAAACTTACCACCGCCGACGGCAAGTAGTTCACCTGACCTATCACGGCAAACGAGGAATATCTCTCCAACTCTCTCAGAGCCGGCGCAATCCACAGCTAGCCCAGACGGTGATGGCAAGTTTCCAGGTTACATATACTGGCCTAACGCTGGAGTATACATGCATCCATTAGCTTTACAAACACAGTTACTTTATTACCAACGCCTGGCCGCTGCTGGTCAATTGCCCCTGTCTCCCGAAGAACAAGAGAGAGTATTATCAACTCCAAACAGCGCGAATGAAAGTAATTCGACTGAACCAAATTCACCATCAGTTGATGACAGTAAAAACAAACTTGTCCTTAAACAAATATCTGAATTGCTTGACCCAAAAGTAATAAAGCAGGTGGAAGAAGCGAAGCGTAGTCCAGATCAATCAAAAATGAAACGAGCTTCTCCAAATCCTACTTCAGGTCCTGTGAAAAGAAAAAGGTCGGCGATATTTATACCGCCGATGCCTGTGAGGAGCAACTCCACTACTCCAACTACGGAAGTTAGTATTTGCAAGTTCAAATTTACAGGAGGCTCGAAGCCCTCATTACAGGAAAAGAAGATGTTGTCTGTCGATTCCGGTGGTAATTTCAGGTATTATAGCGGCACAGGAAATAAGGGTAGTAATAAGGGATATGATTACCTCCAAAGAGATTCAAACCAAGGCAGGAATTCTGATCCGGTTGCAGAAGCATCGGTGTCGACGTTGCCGAAGGTTGACGGGCAGAGCGCGGGTTCGTATAAAGAAGAcctaaacaaaaagaaaagaaagtcaaGGAAAAGTTTACAGAGAGAGAAACTCGAGCAAACTTTTAAAGAAAAAGGCTTTTTGATCCAGACCCAGCAACTTCAATCAGCAGAGGGTgcgacttattgtaaatttaggCAGCTTAGAAAATTTACCCGTTACTTGTTTAGAAGTTGGAAAGATTATCTCCCGGGAGAATTGGACGAAAGGACGGGCGAGCAGGTCCCGCCGTCCGCAGAACCGTCACCAACCAATGACGGGCCGGTCCCGGGCGAATGGGGCTGA
- the LOC126380450 gene encoding uncharacterized protein LOC126380450 isoform X5, whose translation MRRAACGDVCPALAPPAPAPLHPQGHNKTSENKELLRQQLLSSSKERADKAEPPKPKHARNRQKNRWKLKFHHQALPQEYLDHYEQSLQKANAKQATLKQKQPEKQKAEPNFDINNFTNETFKIWAQRLAGIQNETGTLTVPQTPNALNMANKSHNKAEEKKKKSPAIAPSKIVTYEDLPYMGEMTLNNSKPRRGRKPKKADICHLIYENYGTVVPGQPPPVQDRVNQLSMCPPFRTENPVSTSKTDLQNKIITSLLERKLSQENKRRLENPSPPRFNNPDDPMPEAPVTIAGPLHSDDEPLNLCIRDLHDLKIQIQKKFGNIYTSMPEVKTEIDVNNCEQEGVKSEQPNAISVIQRNTNLPPPTASSSPDLSRQTRNISPTLSEPAQSTASPDGDGKFPGYIYWPNAGVYMHPLALQTQLLYYQRLAAAGQLPLSPEEQERVLSTPNSANESNSTEPNSPSVDDSKNKLVLKQISELLDPKVIKQVEEAKRSPDQSKMKRASPNPTSGPVKRKRSAIFIPPMPVRSNSTTPTTEVSICKFKFTGGSKPSLQEKKMLSVDSGGNFRYYSGTGNKGSNKGYDYLQRDSNQGRNSDPVAEASVSTLPKVDGQSAGSYKEDLNKKKRKSRKSLQREKLEQTFKEKGFLIQTQQLQSAEGATYCKFRQLRKFTRYLFRSWKDYLPGELDERTGEQVPPSAEPSPTNDGPVPGEWG comes from the exons ATGCGCCGCGCGGCATGCGGCGACGTCTGCCCTGCGCTTGcaccgcccgcgcccgccccaCTGCATCCCCAAGGACATAACAA AACATCGGAGAACAAAGAGCTTCTTCGCCAACAACTTCTATCTTCGAGTAAAGAACGTGCAGATAAAGCAGAACCTCCTAAGCCGAAACACGCACGAAATCGTCAGAAAAACCGATGGAAGCTCAAATTTCATCACCAAGCGTTACCGCAAGAGTACCTTGACCATTACGAGCAAAGCTTGCAAAAAGCCAACGCCAAACAAGCTACTTTGAAACAGAAACAACCCGAAAAGCAAAAAGCAGAACCAAACtttgatataaataatttcACAAACGAAACGTTCAAGATATGGGCGCAGCGGCTGGCCGGCATACAAAATGAAACGGGTACGCTGACTGTGCCACAAACACCTAACGCTTTAAACATGGCGAACAAATCACACAACAAGgcagaagaaaagaaaaagaaaagtccTGCTATAGCACCGAGCAAGATAGTAACTTATGAAGACTTGCCATACATGGGAGAAATGACTTTAAACAACTCCAAACCTCGTAGAGGTCGTAAACCAAAAAAAGCtgatatttgtcatttaatttaCGAAAATTATGGCACAGTTGTACCTGGCCAGCCTCCGCCTGTTCAGGATCGCGTAAATCAATTAAGCATGTGTCCTCCATTTCGGACAGAAAACCCTGTTAGTACCTCTAAAActgatttacaaaataaaataattactagcTTACTAGAGCGTAAATTATCACAAGAGAATAAGAGAAGATTGGAAAATCCTTCGCCCCCGAGATTTAATAATCCAGATGATCCGATGCCTGAAGCTCCAGTAACTATTGCCGGACCTTTGCATAGCGACGATGAGCCTCTCAATCTGTGTATCCGAGACCTTCATGATCtcaaaatacaaattcaaaagaaATTTGGCAACATATACACATCTATGCCCGAGGTTAAAACTGAAATTGATGTAAATAATTGTGAACAAGAAGGCGTTAAATCTGAGCAACCTAACGCAATATCAGTAATACAGCGAAATACAAACTTACCACCGCCGACGGCAAGTAGTTCACCTGACCTATCACGGCAAACGAGGAATATCTCTCCAACTCTCTCAGAGCCGGCGCAATCCACAGCTAGCCCAGACGGTGATGGCAAGTTTCCAGGTTACATATACTGGCCTAACGCTGGAGTATACATGCATCCATTAGCTTTACAAACACAGTTACTTTATTACCAACGCCTGGCCGCTGCTGGTCAATTGCCCCTGTCTCCCGAAGAACAAGAGAGAGTATTATCAACTCCAAACAGCGCGAATGAAAGTAATTCGACTGAACCAAATTCACCATCAGTTGATGACAGTAAAAACAAACTTGTCCTTAAACAAATATCTGAATTGCTTGACCCAAAAGTAATAAAGCAGGTGGAAGAAGCGAAGCGTAGTCCAGATCAATCAAAAATGAAACGAGCTTCTCCAAATCCTACTTCAGGTCCTGTGAAAAGAAAAAGGTCGGCGATATTTATACCGCCGATGCCTGTGAGGAGCAACTCCACTACTCCAACTACGGAAGTTAGTATTTGCAAGTTCAAATTTACAGGAGGCTCGAAGCCCTCATTACAGGAAAAGAAGATGTTGTCTGTCGATTCCGGTGGTAATTTCAGGTATTATAGCGGCACAGGAAATAAGGGTAGTAATAAGGGATATGATTACCTCCAAAGAGATTCAAACCAAGGCAGGAATTCTGATCCGGTTGCAGAAGCATCGGTGTCGACGTTGCCGAAGGTTGACGGGCAGAGCGCGGGTTCGTATAAAGAAGAcctaaacaaaaagaaaagaaagtcaaGGAAAAGTTTACAGAGAGAGAAACTCGAGCAAACTTTTAAAGAAAAAGGCTTTTTGATCCAGACCCAGCAACTTCAATCAGCAGAGGGTgcgacttattgtaaatttaggCAGCTTAGAAAATTTACCCGTTACTTGTTTAGAAGTTGGAAAGATTATCTCCCGGGAGAATTGGACGAAAGGACGGGCGAGCAGGTCCCGCCGTCCGCAGAACCGTCACCAACCAATGACGGGCCGGTCCCGGGCGAATGGGGCTGA
- the LOC126380450 gene encoding uncharacterized protein LOC126380450 isoform X1 has translation MCGNQRRIQRILIKQVMRRAACGDVCPALAPPAPAPLHPQGHNKTSENKELLRQQLLSSSKERADKAEPPKPKHARNRQKNRWKLKFHHQALPQEYLDHYEQSLQKANAKQATLKQKQPEKQKAEPNFDINNFTNETFKIWAQRLAGIQNETGTLTVPQTPNALNMANKSHNKAEEKKKKSPAIAPSKIVTYEDLPYMGEMTLNNSKPRRGRKPKKADICHLIYENYGTVVPGQPPPVQDRVNQLSMCPPFRTENPVSTSKTDLQNKIITSLLERKLSQENKRRLENPSPPRFNNPDDPMPEAPVTIAGPLHSDDEPLNLCIRDLHDLKIQIQKKFGNIYTSMPEVKTEIDVNNCEQEGVKSEQPNAISVIQRNTNLPPPTASSSPDLSRQTRNISPTLSEPAQSTASPDGDGKFPGYIYWPNAGVYMHPLALQTQLLYYQRLAAAGQLPLSPEEQERVLSTPNSANESNSTEPNSPSVDDSKNKLVLKQISELLDPKVIKQVEEAKRSPDQSKMKRASPNPTSGPVKRKRSAIFIPPMPVRSNSTTPTTEVSICKFKFTGGSKPSLQEKKMLSVDSGGNFRYYSGTGNKGSNKGYDYLQRDSNQGRNSDPVAEASVSTLPKVDGQSAGSYKEDLNKKKRKSRKSLQREKLEQTFKEKGFLIQTQQLQSAEGATYCKFRQLRKFTRYLFRSWKDYLPGELDERTGEQVPPSAEPSPTNDGPVPGEWG, from the exons AAGTGATGCGCCGCGCGGCATGCGGCGACGTCTGCCCTGCGCTTGcaccgcccgcgcccgccccaCTGCATCCCCAAGGACATAACAA AACATCGGAGAACAAAGAGCTTCTTCGCCAACAACTTCTATCTTCGAGTAAAGAACGTGCAGATAAAGCAGAACCTCCTAAGCCGAAACACGCACGAAATCGTCAGAAAAACCGATGGAAGCTCAAATTTCATCACCAAGCGTTACCGCAAGAGTACCTTGACCATTACGAGCAAAGCTTGCAAAAAGCCAACGCCAAACAAGCTACTTTGAAACAGAAACAACCCGAAAAGCAAAAAGCAGAACCAAACtttgatataaataatttcACAAACGAAACGTTCAAGATATGGGCGCAGCGGCTGGCCGGCATACAAAATGAAACGGGTACGCTGACTGTGCCACAAACACCTAACGCTTTAAACATGGCGAACAAATCACACAACAAGgcagaagaaaagaaaaagaaaagtccTGCTATAGCACCGAGCAAGATAGTAACTTATGAAGACTTGCCATACATGGGAGAAATGACTTTAAACAACTCCAAACCTCGTAGAGGTCGTAAACCAAAAAAAGCtgatatttgtcatttaatttaCGAAAATTATGGCACAGTTGTACCTGGCCAGCCTCCGCCTGTTCAGGATCGCGTAAATCAATTAAGCATGTGTCCTCCATTTCGGACAGAAAACCCTGTTAGTACCTCTAAAActgatttacaaaataaaataattactagcTTACTAGAGCGTAAATTATCACAAGAGAATAAGAGAAGATTGGAAAATCCTTCGCCCCCGAGATTTAATAATCCAGATGATCCGATGCCTGAAGCTCCAGTAACTATTGCCGGACCTTTGCATAGCGACGATGAGCCTCTCAATCTGTGTATCCGAGACCTTCATGATCtcaaaatacaaattcaaaagaaATTTGGCAACATATACACATCTATGCCCGAGGTTAAAACTGAAATTGATGTAAATAATTGTGAACAAGAAGGCGTTAAATCTGAGCAACCTAACGCAATATCAGTAATACAGCGAAATACAAACTTACCACCGCCGACGGCAAGTAGTTCACCTGACCTATCACGGCAAACGAGGAATATCTCTCCAACTCTCTCAGAGCCGGCGCAATCCACAGCTAGCCCAGACGGTGATGGCAAGTTTCCAGGTTACATATACTGGCCTAACGCTGGAGTATACATGCATCCATTAGCTTTACAAACACAGTTACTTTATTACCAACGCCTGGCCGCTGCTGGTCAATTGCCCCTGTCTCCCGAAGAACAAGAGAGAGTATTATCAACTCCAAACAGCGCGAATGAAAGTAATTCGACTGAACCAAATTCACCATCAGTTGATGACAGTAAAAACAAACTTGTCCTTAAACAAATATCTGAATTGCTTGACCCAAAAGTAATAAAGCAGGTGGAAGAAGCGAAGCGTAGTCCAGATCAATCAAAAATGAAACGAGCTTCTCCAAATCCTACTTCAGGTCCTGTGAAAAGAAAAAGGTCGGCGATATTTATACCGCCGATGCCTGTGAGGAGCAACTCCACTACTCCAACTACGGAAGTTAGTATTTGCAAGTTCAAATTTACAGGAGGCTCGAAGCCCTCATTACAGGAAAAGAAGATGTTGTCTGTCGATTCCGGTGGTAATTTCAGGTATTATAGCGGCACAGGAAATAAGGGTAGTAATAAGGGATATGATTACCTCCAAAGAGATTCAAACCAAGGCAGGAATTCTGATCCGGTTGCAGAAGCATCGGTGTCGACGTTGCCGAAGGTTGACGGGCAGAGCGCGGGTTCGTATAAAGAAGAcctaaacaaaaagaaaagaaagtcaaGGAAAAGTTTACAGAGAGAGAAACTCGAGCAAACTTTTAAAGAAAAAGGCTTTTTGATCCAGACCCAGCAACTTCAATCAGCAGAGGGTgcgacttattgtaaatttaggCAGCTTAGAAAATTTACCCGTTACTTGTTTAGAAGTTGGAAAGATTATCTCCCGGGAGAATTGGACGAAAGGACGGGCGAGCAGGTCCCGCCGTCCGCAGAACCGTCACCAACCAATGACGGGCCGGTCCCGGGCGAATGGGGCTGA
- the LOC126380450 gene encoding uncharacterized protein LOC126380450 isoform X4, producing MSQMLPEGGVMRRAACGDVCPALAPPAPAPLHPQGHNKTSENKELLRQQLLSSSKERADKAEPPKPKHARNRQKNRWKLKFHHQALPQEYLDHYEQSLQKANAKQATLKQKQPEKQKAEPNFDINNFTNETFKIWAQRLAGIQNETGTLTVPQTPNALNMANKSHNKAEEKKKKSPAIAPSKIVTYEDLPYMGEMTLNNSKPRRGRKPKKADICHLIYENYGTVVPGQPPPVQDRVNQLSMCPPFRTENPVSTSKTDLQNKIITSLLERKLSQENKRRLENPSPPRFNNPDDPMPEAPVTIAGPLHSDDEPLNLCIRDLHDLKIQIQKKFGNIYTSMPEVKTEIDVNNCEQEGVKSEQPNAISVIQRNTNLPPPTASSSPDLSRQTRNISPTLSEPAQSTASPDGDGKFPGYIYWPNAGVYMHPLALQTQLLYYQRLAAAGQLPLSPEEQERVLSTPNSANESNSTEPNSPSVDDSKNKLVLKQISELLDPKVIKQVEEAKRSPDQSKMKRASPNPTSGPVKRKRSAIFIPPMPVRSNSTTPTTEVSICKFKFTGGSKPSLQEKKMLSVDSGGNFRYYSGTGNKGSNKGYDYLQRDSNQGRNSDPVAEASVSTLPKVDGQSAGSYKEDLNKKKRKSRKSLQREKLEQTFKEKGFLIQTQQLQSAEGATYCKFRQLRKFTRYLFRSWKDYLPGELDERTGEQVPPSAEPSPTNDGPVPGEWG from the exons TGATGCGCCGCGCGGCATGCGGCGACGTCTGCCCTGCGCTTGcaccgcccgcgcccgccccaCTGCATCCCCAAGGACATAACAA AACATCGGAGAACAAAGAGCTTCTTCGCCAACAACTTCTATCTTCGAGTAAAGAACGTGCAGATAAAGCAGAACCTCCTAAGCCGAAACACGCACGAAATCGTCAGAAAAACCGATGGAAGCTCAAATTTCATCACCAAGCGTTACCGCAAGAGTACCTTGACCATTACGAGCAAAGCTTGCAAAAAGCCAACGCCAAACAAGCTACTTTGAAACAGAAACAACCCGAAAAGCAAAAAGCAGAACCAAACtttgatataaataatttcACAAACGAAACGTTCAAGATATGGGCGCAGCGGCTGGCCGGCATACAAAATGAAACGGGTACGCTGACTGTGCCACAAACACCTAACGCTTTAAACATGGCGAACAAATCACACAACAAGgcagaagaaaagaaaaagaaaagtccTGCTATAGCACCGAGCAAGATAGTAACTTATGAAGACTTGCCATACATGGGAGAAATGACTTTAAACAACTCCAAACCTCGTAGAGGTCGTAAACCAAAAAAAGCtgatatttgtcatttaatttaCGAAAATTATGGCACAGTTGTACCTGGCCAGCCTCCGCCTGTTCAGGATCGCGTAAATCAATTAAGCATGTGTCCTCCATTTCGGACAGAAAACCCTGTTAGTACCTCTAAAActgatttacaaaataaaataattactagcTTACTAGAGCGTAAATTATCACAAGAGAATAAGAGAAGATTGGAAAATCCTTCGCCCCCGAGATTTAATAATCCAGATGATCCGATGCCTGAAGCTCCAGTAACTATTGCCGGACCTTTGCATAGCGACGATGAGCCTCTCAATCTGTGTATCCGAGACCTTCATGATCtcaaaatacaaattcaaaagaaATTTGGCAACATATACACATCTATGCCCGAGGTTAAAACTGAAATTGATGTAAATAATTGTGAACAAGAAGGCGTTAAATCTGAGCAACCTAACGCAATATCAGTAATACAGCGAAATACAAACTTACCACCGCCGACGGCAAGTAGTTCACCTGACCTATCACGGCAAACGAGGAATATCTCTCCAACTCTCTCAGAGCCGGCGCAATCCACAGCTAGCCCAGACGGTGATGGCAAGTTTCCAGGTTACATATACTGGCCTAACGCTGGAGTATACATGCATCCATTAGCTTTACAAACACAGTTACTTTATTACCAACGCCTGGCCGCTGCTGGTCAATTGCCCCTGTCTCCCGAAGAACAAGAGAGAGTATTATCAACTCCAAACAGCGCGAATGAAAGTAATTCGACTGAACCAAATTCACCATCAGTTGATGACAGTAAAAACAAACTTGTCCTTAAACAAATATCTGAATTGCTTGACCCAAAAGTAATAAAGCAGGTGGAAGAAGCGAAGCGTAGTCCAGATCAATCAAAAATGAAACGAGCTTCTCCAAATCCTACTTCAGGTCCTGTGAAAAGAAAAAGGTCGGCGATATTTATACCGCCGATGCCTGTGAGGAGCAACTCCACTACTCCAACTACGGAAGTTAGTATTTGCAAGTTCAAATTTACAGGAGGCTCGAAGCCCTCATTACAGGAAAAGAAGATGTTGTCTGTCGATTCCGGTGGTAATTTCAGGTATTATAGCGGCACAGGAAATAAGGGTAGTAATAAGGGATATGATTACCTCCAAAGAGATTCAAACCAAGGCAGGAATTCTGATCCGGTTGCAGAAGCATCGGTGTCGACGTTGCCGAAGGTTGACGGGCAGAGCGCGGGTTCGTATAAAGAAGAcctaaacaaaaagaaaagaaagtcaaGGAAAAGTTTACAGAGAGAGAAACTCGAGCAAACTTTTAAAGAAAAAGGCTTTTTGATCCAGACCCAGCAACTTCAATCAGCAGAGGGTgcgacttattgtaaatttaggCAGCTTAGAAAATTTACCCGTTACTTGTTTAGAAGTTGGAAAGATTATCTCCCGGGAGAATTGGACGAAAGGACGGGCGAGCAGGTCCCGCCGTCCGCAGAACCGTCACCAACCAATGACGGGCCGGTCCCGGGCGAATGGGGCTGA
- the LOC126380450 gene encoding uncharacterized protein LOC126380450 isoform X3 — translation MSQMLPEGGEVMRRAACGDVCPALAPPAPAPLHPQGHNKTSENKELLRQQLLSSSKERADKAEPPKPKHARNRQKNRWKLKFHHQALPQEYLDHYEQSLQKANAKQATLKQKQPEKQKAEPNFDINNFTNETFKIWAQRLAGIQNETGTLTVPQTPNALNMANKSHNKAEEKKKKSPAIAPSKIVTYEDLPYMGEMTLNNSKPRRGRKPKKADICHLIYENYGTVVPGQPPPVQDRVNQLSMCPPFRTENPVSTSKTDLQNKIITSLLERKLSQENKRRLENPSPPRFNNPDDPMPEAPVTIAGPLHSDDEPLNLCIRDLHDLKIQIQKKFGNIYTSMPEVKTEIDVNNCEQEGVKSEQPNAISVIQRNTNLPPPTASSSPDLSRQTRNISPTLSEPAQSTASPDGDGKFPGYIYWPNAGVYMHPLALQTQLLYYQRLAAAGQLPLSPEEQERVLSTPNSANESNSTEPNSPSVDDSKNKLVLKQISELLDPKVIKQVEEAKRSPDQSKMKRASPNPTSGPVKRKRSAIFIPPMPVRSNSTTPTTEVSICKFKFTGGSKPSLQEKKMLSVDSGGNFRYYSGTGNKGSNKGYDYLQRDSNQGRNSDPVAEASVSTLPKVDGQSAGSYKEDLNKKKRKSRKSLQREKLEQTFKEKGFLIQTQQLQSAEGATYCKFRQLRKFTRYLFRSWKDYLPGELDERTGEQVPPSAEPSPTNDGPVPGEWG, via the exons AAGTGATGCGCCGCGCGGCATGCGGCGACGTCTGCCCTGCGCTTGcaccgcccgcgcccgccccaCTGCATCCCCAAGGACATAACAA AACATCGGAGAACAAAGAGCTTCTTCGCCAACAACTTCTATCTTCGAGTAAAGAACGTGCAGATAAAGCAGAACCTCCTAAGCCGAAACACGCACGAAATCGTCAGAAAAACCGATGGAAGCTCAAATTTCATCACCAAGCGTTACCGCAAGAGTACCTTGACCATTACGAGCAAAGCTTGCAAAAAGCCAACGCCAAACAAGCTACTTTGAAACAGAAACAACCCGAAAAGCAAAAAGCAGAACCAAACtttgatataaataatttcACAAACGAAACGTTCAAGATATGGGCGCAGCGGCTGGCCGGCATACAAAATGAAACGGGTACGCTGACTGTGCCACAAACACCTAACGCTTTAAACATGGCGAACAAATCACACAACAAGgcagaagaaaagaaaaagaaaagtccTGCTATAGCACCGAGCAAGATAGTAACTTATGAAGACTTGCCATACATGGGAGAAATGACTTTAAACAACTCCAAACCTCGTAGAGGTCGTAAACCAAAAAAAGCtgatatttgtcatttaatttaCGAAAATTATGGCACAGTTGTACCTGGCCAGCCTCCGCCTGTTCAGGATCGCGTAAATCAATTAAGCATGTGTCCTCCATTTCGGACAGAAAACCCTGTTAGTACCTCTAAAActgatttacaaaataaaataattactagcTTACTAGAGCGTAAATTATCACAAGAGAATAAGAGAAGATTGGAAAATCCTTCGCCCCCGAGATTTAATAATCCAGATGATCCGATGCCTGAAGCTCCAGTAACTATTGCCGGACCTTTGCATAGCGACGATGAGCCTCTCAATCTGTGTATCCGAGACCTTCATGATCtcaaaatacaaattcaaaagaaATTTGGCAACATATACACATCTATGCCCGAGGTTAAAACTGAAATTGATGTAAATAATTGTGAACAAGAAGGCGTTAAATCTGAGCAACCTAACGCAATATCAGTAATACAGCGAAATACAAACTTACCACCGCCGACGGCAAGTAGTTCACCTGACCTATCACGGCAAACGAGGAATATCTCTCCAACTCTCTCAGAGCCGGCGCAATCCACAGCTAGCCCAGACGGTGATGGCAAGTTTCCAGGTTACATATACTGGCCTAACGCTGGAGTATACATGCATCCATTAGCTTTACAAACACAGTTACTTTATTACCAACGCCTGGCCGCTGCTGGTCAATTGCCCCTGTCTCCCGAAGAACAAGAGAGAGTATTATCAACTCCAAACAGCGCGAATGAAAGTAATTCGACTGAACCAAATTCACCATCAGTTGATGACAGTAAAAACAAACTTGTCCTTAAACAAATATCTGAATTGCTTGACCCAAAAGTAATAAAGCAGGTGGAAGAAGCGAAGCGTAGTCCAGATCAATCAAAAATGAAACGAGCTTCTCCAAATCCTACTTCAGGTCCTGTGAAAAGAAAAAGGTCGGCGATATTTATACCGCCGATGCCTGTGAGGAGCAACTCCACTACTCCAACTACGGAAGTTAGTATTTGCAAGTTCAAATTTACAGGAGGCTCGAAGCCCTCATTACAGGAAAAGAAGATGTTGTCTGTCGATTCCGGTGGTAATTTCAGGTATTATAGCGGCACAGGAAATAAGGGTAGTAATAAGGGATATGATTACCTCCAAAGAGATTCAAACCAAGGCAGGAATTCTGATCCGGTTGCAGAAGCATCGGTGTCGACGTTGCCGAAGGTTGACGGGCAGAGCGCGGGTTCGTATAAAGAAGAcctaaacaaaaagaaaagaaagtcaaGGAAAAGTTTACAGAGAGAGAAACTCGAGCAAACTTTTAAAGAAAAAGGCTTTTTGATCCAGACCCAGCAACTTCAATCAGCAGAGGGTgcgacttattgtaaatttaggCAGCTTAGAAAATTTACCCGTTACTTGTTTAGAAGTTGGAAAGATTATCTCCCGGGAGAATTGGACGAAAGGACGGGCGAGCAGGTCCCGCCGTCCGCAGAACCGTCACCAACCAATGACGGGCCGGTCCCGGGCGAATGGGGCTGA